From the Acidimicrobiia bacterium genome, one window contains:
- a CDS encoding pyridoxamine 5'-phosphate oxidase family protein, whose translation MNQGPITPSESTRVRRLPERDASSWEQVTAILDEGFVCHVGFTGSDGRPYVIPTTYGRIDDVLYLHGSPASRMLRTLAGGIDVCVTVTLIDGFVLARSAFHHSINYRSVVVLGRAVEEKDPAAKAAALNAFVDHIIEGRAADCRPPEPVEVRKTSVLRLPLREASAKIRRGPPVDDAEDLALPVWGGVVPLWLHAGAPEPDGAHTGGTVAIPAYLRTDQRARPTSEL comes from the coding sequence ATGAACCAGGGTCCGATCACACCGAGCGAGAGCACGCGGGTCCGGCGACTGCCCGAACGCGACGCGTCGAGCTGGGAGCAGGTCACCGCGATCCTCGACGAGGGCTTCGTGTGTCACGTCGGCTTCACCGGGAGCGACGGGCGCCCGTACGTGATCCCGACGACGTACGGACGCATCGACGACGTGCTGTATCTGCACGGCTCCCCCGCTTCCCGGATGTTGCGGACGCTCGCGGGGGGCATCGACGTTTGCGTCACGGTGACGTTGATCGACGGCTTCGTGCTCGCGCGCTCGGCCTTCCATCACTCGATCAACTACCGGTCGGTCGTCGTGCTCGGCCGCGCGGTCGAGGAGAAGGACCCCGCCGCGAAGGCGGCGGCGCTGAACGCGTTCGTCGACCACATCATCGAGGGGCGCGCGGCCGACTGTCGGCCACCCGAGCCGGTCGAGGTGCGGAAGACGAGCGTGCTGCGGCTGCCGTTGCGCGAGGCGTCGGCGAAGATCCGCCGCGGTCCGCCGGTCGACGACGCCGAGGATCTCGCCCTGCCGGTGTGGGGCGGAGTCGTGCCGCTGTGGCTCCACGCAGGCGCGCCCGAGCCCGACGGTGCGCACACCGGCGGGACCGTCGCGATCCCGGCATACCTCCGCACCGACCAACGCGCCCGCCCGACCAGCGAACTGTGA
- a CDS encoding aminotransferase class I/II-fold pyridoxal phosphate-dependent enzyme has protein sequence MSVRELYQLKVSSAAELSGGVERLVASGRLPAATRLPTVRELAATLGLSPTTVAASYRSLAQRGVVRGDGRRGTFVAAGPPLPVATDRPLPAGVLDLRFGNPDGALMPSLRPHLRRLADVTKSYGEPATLPDLDAAACAQLRADGIPADRVVALSGALDGVERVLLAWLRPGDRVAVEDPGFPRVFDLLAALGLTAVPFAVDARGPVPESLRAALASGVDACVVTPRAQNPTGAALDAARARRLRTLLRAHPEVLVVEDDHAGPVAGAPAQTLVTAKRARWAVVRSVSKSLGPDLRVALVAGDATTLGRVEGRLRLGPGWVSHLLQRLVVDLWADAAVTAQLARATTIYRARRTALVDALGMHGIEVETPSGLNVWVPVPDEVSALRGLEDAGYAVAPGARFRLASPPAVRVTVAALPERRASHVARALATACAPARNRTAAS, from the coding sequence ATGTCTGTACGGGAACTGTATCAACTCAAGGTTTCATCGGCCGCGGAGTTGAGCGGCGGGGTCGAGCGGCTGGTGGCAAGCGGGCGGCTGCCTGCGGCGACTCGACTGCCGACGGTGCGCGAGCTCGCCGCCACGCTCGGTCTCTCACCGACGACGGTCGCCGCCTCCTACCGGTCGCTCGCGCAGCGGGGGGTCGTACGTGGCGACGGCCGGCGGGGCACGTTCGTCGCCGCCGGCCCGCCGCTGCCGGTGGCCACCGACCGCCCGTTGCCCGCGGGCGTGCTCGACCTCCGCTTCGGCAACCCGGACGGCGCGCTGATGCCGTCGTTGCGCCCGCACCTCCGCCGCCTCGCCGACGTCACGAAGAGCTACGGCGAGCCCGCGACGCTGCCCGACCTCGACGCGGCCGCGTGCGCGCAGCTGCGCGCCGACGGCATCCCGGCCGATCGAGTCGTGGCCCTGAGCGGCGCGCTCGACGGCGTGGAGCGGGTCCTGCTCGCGTGGCTGCGACCCGGCGATCGCGTCGCGGTCGAGGACCCCGGCTTCCCGCGCGTGTTCGACCTGCTGGCCGCGCTCGGACTCACCGCGGTTCCGTTCGCGGTCGACGCGCGCGGTCCGGTGCCGGAGTCGTTGCGCGCCGCGCTCGCGAGTGGTGTCGACGCGTGCGTCGTGACGCCGCGCGCGCAGAACCCGACCGGTGCCGCGCTCGACGCGGCGCGCGCGCGAAGGCTGCGGACGCTGCTGCGCGCGCACCCCGAGGTCCTCGTCGTGGAGGACGACCACGCGGGCCCGGTGGCCGGCGCGCCTGCGCAGACGCTCGTCACGGCGAAGCGCGCGCGCTGGGCCGTCGTGCGGTCGGTGTCCAAGTCGCTCGGCCCGGACCTGCGAGTCGCACTCGTCGCCGGCGACGCGACCACGCTCGGGCGCGTCGAAGGGCGATTGCGACTCGGGCCGGGCTGGGTGAGCCATCTCCTGCAGCGGCTCGTGGTCGATCTGTGGGCCGACGCCGCCGTGACCGCGCAGCTCGCGCGCGCCACCACGATCTACCGCGCCCGCCGGACCGCGCTGGTCGACGCGCTCGGGATGCACGGCATCGAGGTGGAGACGCCGTCGGGACTGAACGTCTGGGTGCCCGTGCCCGACGAAGTGTCCGCGCTGCGGGGGCTGGAGGACGCGGGCTACGCGGTCGCGCCCGGCGCGCGCTTCCGCCTCGCGAGCCCGCCCGCGGTGCGGGTCACGGTTGCGGCGCTGCCCGAGCGTCGTGCGTCCCACGTTGCCCGCGCCCTCGCGACCGCGTGCGCGCCCGCGCGCAACCGCACCGCGGCGTCCTGA